A single region of the Branchiostoma lanceolatum isolate klBraLanc5 chromosome 1, klBraLanc5.hap2, whole genome shotgun sequence genome encodes:
- the LOC136446000 gene encoding uncharacterized protein — MSSTRAAVIILMMSLATSSAAEASNEDSGEGPHIGLRVHRFGSCAEAVFRRCSALLEAMYRLPAFELRGLAGMRRFCDTEQAYMRCVAKARHCHTDEMTAVKRLVVGLSMVATHPYCPDIDYSTVLQYTGAISLQCTSLDVEMCLIHELTSTGAGWDHCSTRPLSFKCYMDRCLVGDPTPSQLTAASMMAKVMGDTFKEDTCHQEEESPEYDLSTLYEG; from the exons ATGTCTTCTACCCGAGCTGCCGTTATCATTCTAATGATGTCCCTTGCGACTTCATCTGCAGCAGAAGCAAGTAACGAG GACTCCGGTGAGGGGCCACACATCGGACTGAGAGTGCATCGCTTTG GTAGCTGTGCGGAGGCCGTGTTCAGACGGTGTTCCGCCCTGCTGGAGGCGATGTACCGTCTCCCCGCCTTCGAGCTGCGCGGTCTGGCCGGCATGCGCCGCTTCTGTGACACAGAGCAG GCGTACATGCGATGTGTGGCCAAAGCTCGCCACTGCCATACTGATGAGATGACTGCAGTGAAGCGCCTGGTGGTGGGACTGTCCATGGTGGCTACACACCCCTACTGTCCTGACATAGACTATTCCACGGTTCTCCAGTACACCGGAG CAATCTCGCTCCAGTGTACCAGCCTGGACGTTGAGATGTGCCTGATACATGAGCTGACCAGTACCGGTGCCGGCTGGGACCACTGTTCCACCCGCCCCCTGTCCTTCAAGTGCTACATGGACCGGTGTCTGGTGGGCGACCCAACCCCCTCCCAACTCACTGCCGCCAGCATGATGGCCAAGGTCATGGGGGACACCTTCAAGGAAGACACCTGTCACCAGGAGGAGGAATCTCCCGAGTATGACTTGTCTACTTTGTACGAGGGCTAG